A portion of the Rhizoctonia solani chromosome 6, complete sequence genome contains these proteins:
- a CDS encoding beta-1,3-glucan synthase — MAYDPRQHGQHAGHGPSFPAPGSHMNRFAASTASFATEMSANSYATHGPNLSREPYPAWTPDRGVPLSKEEIEDIFLDLTQKFGFQRDSMRNQFDYLMNLLDSRASRMSAEQALTTVHADYIGGQHANYRKWYFAAQLDLDDAVGKTQNPGLQRLKSVGGKGHQRTKSVAEKSLDSAGHRWRQAMSGMSHYDRLRQIALWLLCWGEGGNVRFTPECMCFIFKCADDYYRSPECQNSTESVPEGLFLHTVIKPIYRFLRDQGYETQEGKFVRREKDHEEIIGYDDVNQLFWYPEGIASIMMRDKSRLVDIPPAKRFMKFEQVDWKNSFVKTYFEKRTIFQLLVHFNRVWIIHLSFFWYYTAYNSPSIYNQSTGAPPTAAMRWSVTALGGAISTLIMILATLSEFIFLPLNWKNASHLTMRLFFLFIVLGLTAGPTVYIIFFTSSTTRSSIPLIIGIVQFFVAVTATLLFSIIPSGRLFGDRVGSKSRKYMASQTFTASYPTLSKGQRSTSILLWVLVFGCKFAESYFFLTLSFRDPIRVMVGMRVQRCGERYLGNALCSHQASFTLAIMFVMDLLLFFLDTYLWYVIWTSVISVARAFALGSSIWTPWKEIYTRMPKRIFAKLLATGDMEVKYKPKVLVSQIWNAIIISMYREHLLSIDHVQQLMYHQAEDKDGRKTLRAPLFFTAQGTREFLPPGSEAERRISFFAQSLTASFPEPISVECMPTFTVLVPHYSEKILLSLREIIREEDQNTRVTLLEYLKQLHPLEWDNFVRDTKILAEEVDVPTPDEKSGKPGKADDLPFYCIGFKSSSPEFTLRTRIWASLRAQTLYRTISGFMNYAKAIKLLYRVENPEMVQAFQGDTERLEKELERMARRKFKYCVSMQRYAKFNKVEQENAEFLLRAYPDLQIAYLDEEPGKEGSEPRVFSALIDGHSEINPETKKRTPKFRIELPGNPIIGDGKSDNQNHAVIFHRGEYLQVVDANQDNYLEECIKIRNLLGEFEEYNMSSQSPYGQGGHKEFAKDPVAILGAREYIFSENIGILGDIAAGKEQTFGTLSARALAFIGGKLHYGHPDFLHALFMTTRGGVSKAQKGLHLNEDIFAGMTAFARGGRIKHSEYYQCGKGRDQGFGTVLNFQTKLGNGMGEQLLSREYYHLGTQLPVDRFLTFYYGHAGFQINNILVICSIHMFVFVLLFLGTMNKQLTVCKYNSQGQMLGGQTGCYNLVPVFDWIRRCITSIFSAFFIAFLPLFLQELMDRGAGHAMMRLGRHFLSLSPIFEVFSTQIYSQALLSNLTFGGARYIATGRGFATTRTSFSILYSRFAGPSIYLGMRSLLMLLYATMSIWIPHLIYFWVSIVALCIAPFVFNPHQFSFSDFIIDYREFLRWMSRGNSRSHSNSWIGYCRLSRTQITGYKKKKLGHPSEKLSSDVPRAGWRTVLLGEIIFPSAMATMLTIAYMFVKSFPDENGNAPASPLIRIAVISLGPVVWNSVVLLVLFFISLFMGPIMKNSCPKFGATIAFIAHMLSVIGMIGFFEFLWFLELWDASHAVLGLIAVIAIQRAVHKILISIFLTREFKHDETNRAWWTGTWYGRGLGTHAMSQPAREFVVKTVELSLWSGDFVLCHFLLLILLPFTLIPFVDTLHSTMLFWLRPSKQIRAPLYSTKQKRQRRKVVIKYGLVYFLSVAIFVGLIAGPALFREYIHFNCTFCTAI, encoded by the exons ATGGCCTATGACCCGCGACAACACGGACAACATGCTGGCCATGGACCGTCCT tcCCTGCTCCTGGCTCACATATGAACCGATTTGCTGCATCGACGGCCTCTTTTGCGACAGAAATGAGCGCGAACTCGTATGCCACTCATGGCCCGAATCTCTCGCGCGAGCCATACCCGGCCTGGACTCCTGACCGAGGAGTTCCGCTGTCGAAAGA AGAAATTGAAGATATATTCCTCGACCTGACGCAAAAGTTTGGGTTCCAACGGGACTCGATGCGGAATCAATTCGATTACCTGATGAACTTGCTCGACAGTCGAGCCTCCCGTATGAGCGCTGAGCAGGCCTTGACGACGGTTCATGCCGACTATATCGGTGGACAACACGCAAATTACCGAAAATGGTATTTCGCCGCCCAACTCGATCTCGACGATGCCGTCGGCAAAACACAAAACCCCGGTCTGCAGCGTCTCAAGTCTGTCGGTGGCAAGGGTCACCAGCGCACCAAGTCAGTCGCTGAAAAGTCACTCGACAGTGCCGGCCATCGATGGAGGCAGGCCATGAGCGGTATGAGTCACTATGACAGACTGCGCCAGATTGCCCTTTGGTTGCTCTGCTGGGGTGAAGGCGGCAACGTTCGGTTCACACCCGAGTGCATGTGCTTTATTTTCAAATGTGCCGACGATTACTACCGCTCCCCCGAGTGTCAGAACAGCACCGAATCCGTCCCCGAAGGTCTATTTTTGCACACAGTCATCAAGCCTATCTACCGTTTCCTGCGCGACCAGGGCTACGAGACCCAAGAGGGCAAGTTTGTCCGTCGCGAAAAGGACCACGAGGAAATCATCGGCTATGACGACGTTAACCAGCTGTTCTGGTACCCCGAGGGCATTGCAAGCATCATGATGCGCGACAAGTCCCGATTGGTCGACATTCCTCCTGCAAAGCGATTCATGAAGTTCGAGCAGGTCGACTGGAAAAACTCGTTTGTCAAGACCTATTTCGAGAAACGAACGATTTTCCAACTTCTAGTTCATTTCAATCGTGTCTGGATCATCCACTTGTCGTTTTTCTGGTACTATACCGCCTACAACTCGCCCAGCATTTACAACCAGTCTACCGGTGCACCGCCCACGGCTGCTATGCGTTGGTCCGTCACCGCGCTCGGTGGAGCCATATCCACACTCATCATGATCCTCGCCACCCTCTCCGAATTTATCTTTTTGCCCCTGAACTGGAAAAATGCCTCCCACCTTACGATGCGACTATTCTTCTTGTTTATTGTCCTCGGACTTACTGCTGGCCCGACCGTGTATATCATCTTTTTCACTTCATCGACAACCCGTTCTTCGATCCCGCTTATCATCGGCATTGTTCAATTCTTCGTCGCCGTCACCGCTACCTTGCTCTTTAGTATCATTCCTTCCGGGCGACTTTTTGGTGATCGCGTTGGTTCAAAGTCCCGAAAGTACATGGCCTCCCAGACCTTTACGGCTTCCTACCCCACACTTTCCAAAGGCCAGCGCTCGACTTCGATCCTGCTCTGGGTCCTCGTCTTTGGTTGCAAGTTTGCCGAATCATACTTTTTCCTTACCCTCTCGTTCCGTGACCCGATCCGAGTCATGGTCGGCATGCGAGTTCAAAGGTGCGGGGAGAGGTATCTCGGAAATGCCCTGTGTTCGCATCAAGCCTCGTTCACCTTGGCCATCATGTTCGTTATGGACCTGCTCTTGTTCTTCCTCGATACATACCTTTGGTATGTCATCTGGACATCGGTCATCTCCGTCGCGCGTGCGTTTGCGCTTGGGTCGAGTATTTGGACACCTTGGAAGGAAATTTACACTCGCATGCCTAAGCGAATCTTTGCCAAGCTCCTGGCCACGGGTGATATGGAGGTCAAGTACAAACCCAAG GTCCTCGTTTCCCAAATCTGGAACGCGATCATCATCTCCATGTACCGCGAGCATTTGCTTTCGATAGATCATGTCCAGCAGCTCATGTACCACCAAGCCGAAGACAAGGATGGCCGCAAGACCCTCCGCGCGCCGTTGTTTTTCACCGCCCAAGGGACACGCGAATTCCTTCCTCCCGGTTCCGAAGCTGAACGCCGTATTTCGTTCTTTGCTCAGTCTCTTACTGCTTCATTCCCCGAGCCGATTTCTGTCGAATGCATGCCTACCTTTACGGTTCTCGTACCCCACTATTCCGAGAAGATTCTGCTCTCTCTGAGGGAGATTATTCGCGAGGAGGACCAAAACACGCGCGTTACGCTCCTGGAATACCTGAAACAGCTGCACCCTCTCGAATGGGACAACTTTGTTCGCGACACCAAGATCTTGGCTGAGGAAGTTGATGTGCCTACCCCTGATGAGAAGTCTGGCAAGCCCGGAAAGGCCGATGACCTTCCCTTCTACTGTATCGGATTCAAGTCGTCTTCTCCCGAGTTTACGCTCCGTACCCGTATCTGGGCCAGTCTCCGCGCGCAAACGCTTTACCGCACCATCTCCGGTTTTATGAACTACGCCAAGGCGATCAAGCTTCTCTACCGCGTCGAGAACCCAGAAATGGTCCAGGCGTTCCAGGGCGACACCGAGCGACTCGAAAAGGAACTCGAGCGGATGGCGAGGCGCAAGTTCAAGTACTGCGTGTCCATGCAGCGCTATGCCAAATTCAACAAGGTCGAACAAGAAAACGCCGAGTTTTTGCTGCGCGCGTATCCGGACTTGCAGATTGCGTACTTGGACGAGGAGCCTGGCAAGGAAGGCAGTGAGCCTCGCGTCTTTTCGGCGCTGATCGACGGACACTCGGAGATTAACCCCGAGACCAAGAAACGCACGCCCAAGTTCCGCATCGAGCTCCCCGGAAATCCGATTATCGGTGACGGCAAGTCGGATAACCAGAACCACGCTGTCATCTTCCACCGCGGAGAGTACTTGCAAGTCGTCGACGCCAACCAGGACAATTATCTCGAGGAATGTATCAAGATTCGTAACCTTCTCGGTGAATTCGAAGAGTACAACATGTCTTCTCAGTCTCCGTACGGCCAAGGCGGACACAAGGAATTCGCCAAGGACCCCGTCGCGATTCTCGGTGCGCGCGAGTACATTTTCTCGGAGAACATTGGTATTTTGGGTGATATCGCTGCCGGAAAGGAACAGACGTTTGGTACCCTCTCGGCTCGTGCTCTCGCGTTCATCGGCGGCAAACTGCACTATGGTCACCCCGATTTCCTCCACGCCCTGTTCATGACGACTCGCGGCGGTGTATCCAAGGCTCAGAAAGGTCTCCACTTGAACGAGGATATTTTCGCGGGTATGACTGCGTTTGCGCGTGGCGGTCGCATCAAGCATTCGGAATACTACCAGTGCGGCAAGGGTCGTGATCAAGGTTTCGGAACTGTGCTCAACTTCCAGACCAAGCTCGGAAACGGAATGGGCGAACAGTTGTTGTCTCGCGAGTATTACCATTTGGGCACGCAGCTCCCCGTCGACAGGTTCTTGACGTTTTATTATGGCCACGCTGGTTTCCAGATCAACAATATTTTGGTCATTTGCTCGATTCAcatgtttgtctttgtct TGCTCTTCCTCGGAACGATGAACAAGCAGCTCACGGTGTGCAAGTACAACTCGCAAGGTCAGATGTTGGGTGGCCAGACTGGATGTTACAACCTCGTCCCTGTGTTCGATTGGATCAGGCGTTGCATCACTTCGATTTTCTCTGCGTTCTTTATTGCGTTTTTGCCGTTGTTCTTGCAAG AACTTATGGACCGCGGTGCTGGACATGCAATGATGCGTCTTGGGCGTCACTTCCTCTCCCTCTCGCCAATCTTCGAAGTCTTCTCCACACAGATCTATTCCCAAGCCTTGTTGAGCAACTTGACCTTTGGTGGTGCGCGTTATATCGCTACCGGTCGTGGTTTCGCGACAACTCGTACATCGTTCAGCATCCTCTACTCGCGCTTCGCCGGACCCAGTATCTACCTCGGAATGCGTTCGCTCCTTATGCTCCTCTACGCCACCATGTCCATCTGGATTCCTCACCTGATCTACTTCTGGGTCTCGATTGTCGCCCTGTGTATCGCTCCCTTTGTGTTCAACCCCCACCAGTTCTCGTTCAGCGACTTTATCATCGATTATCGTGAATTCCTACGATGGATGTCGCGTGGTAACTCGAGGTCTCATTCGAACTCTTGGATCGGATACTGCCGTTTGTCCCGTACTCAAATCACTGGttacaagaagaagaaactAGGCCACCCCTCGGAGAAACTGTCGAGCGACGTTCCTCGTGCAGGTTGGCGTACTGTCCTCCTTGGCGAAATTATATTCCCTTCGGCGATGGCTACCATGCTCACAATTGCATACATGTTCGTCAAGTCGTTCCCTGATGAAAACGGAAACGCGCCTGCTAGCCCTCTTATCCGTATTGCCGTCATATCCCTTGGCCCGGTCGTCTGGAACAGTGTTGTCCTATTGGTGCTTTTCTTCATTTCCTTGTTCATGGGCCCGATCATGAAGAACAGCTGCCCCAAGTTTGGTGCAACGATCGCGTTTATTGCGCATATGCTCAGTGTGATTGGAATGATTGGGTTCTTCGAGTTCTTG TGGTTCCTCGAACTTTGGGATGCCTCGCACGCAGTACTTGGCCTCATTGCGGTCATTGCGATTCAGCGCGCagttcacaagattctaatCTCTATCTTCCTTACTCGTGAATTCAAGCACGACGAAACCAACCGAGCGTGGTGGACAGGTACCTGGTACGGTCGTGGTCTCGGCACACACGCCATGTCGCAACCTGCTCGCGAGTTTGTGGTCAAGACCGTTGAGCTGTCGTTGTGGAGTGGTGACTTTGTGCTCTGCcacttcttgttgttgattcTGTTGCCGTTTACGTTGATTCCGTTTGTCGATACATTGCATTCTACCATGCTCT TCTGGTTGCGTCCGTCCAAGCAGATTCGAGCTCCACTGTACTCGACCAAACAGAAACGTCAGCGACGCAAGGTTGTCATCAAGTATGGCCTTGTCTATTTCCTCTCCGTTGCGATTTTCGTTGGTCTCATCGCTGGTC CTGCTCTGTTCCGAGAATACATCCACTTTAACTGCACGTTCTGCACCGCCATCTAG
- a CDS encoding protoglobin protein encodes MQHVDPHLVNTDLQARVDYLAKFIEFGPEDVEALHNATPVVKPLVGAAVDAVYEKLFSFDITRTIFMTRHTGFTGQLAEKLEDINHNSEQIKFRKDFLKVWVVKVFTADYSDPKTFEYLDRVGIMHTGKAGFKHREKKDPLFVDYAHCAILLGYVQSMLTSAVMARDDLSDEVKTATLLAINKVMWIQNDLFARHYIPSSGSKAPAKTLGVDGRVWPAICGGLAITLAYLLWA; translated from the exons ATGCAGCACGTCGACCCCCACCTTGTCAATACTGACCTCCAAGCCCGAGTTGACTATCTTGCCAAATTTATTGAATTCGGTCCTGAAGACGTGGAAGCACTACATAATGCAACCCCCGTTGTGAAGCCGCTCGTTGGCGCCGCGGTTGATGCTGTTT ATGAAAAATTGTTCTCATTTGATATCACCCGTACAATTTTCATGACACGGCACACTGGTTTTACAGGGCAGCTTGCAGAGAAGCTTGAGGACATCAATCATAACTCGGAGCAGATCAAGTTCCG AAAGGATTTTCTCAAAGTGTGGGTCGTTAAAGTATTTACTGCCGACTACAGTGATCCAAAG ACTTTCGAATATCTCGACCGAGTCGGTATTATGCACACTGGGAAAGCTGGATTTAAACACCGTGAGAAGAAAGACCCTTTGTTTGTTGATT ACGCACATTGCGCTATT CTCCTCGGCTATGTCCAGAGTATGCTTACTTCCGCAGTCATGGCTCGCGATGATCTCTCCGATGAAGTAAAAACCGCCACCCTGCTTGCGATCAATAAGGTCATGTGGATACAAAACGACTTGTTCGCCCGACACTATATCCCGTCTTCAGGCTCTAAAGCACCCGCCAAGACCCTTGGAGTCGACGGACGAGTATGGCCAGCAATATGTGGTGGTTTGGCAATTACGCTTGCGTACTTGTTGTGGGCGTAG
- a CDS encoding protoglobin protein, which yields MPEMRHIDANLINTDLQARVDYLAKFIEFGPADVEALHNAAPIVKPLAGAAVDAVYEKLFSFDITRVTFMARNTGFTGKLSEKLEDINHESEQIKFRKDFLKVWVVKVFTADYNDPKTYEYLDRVGIMHTGKAGFKHREKKDPLFVDYAHCAILLGYVQSMLTSAVMGRDDLPQGVKTATLLAINKVMWIQNDLFARHYIPSYASKKSPKTLGVDERVWPVVCGGLATALVFLGWNKS from the exons ATGCCTGAAATGCGCCACATTGACGCTAACCTCATCAATACCGACCTCCAAGCTCGAGTTGACTACCTTGCCAAGTTTATCGAGTTTGGTCCTGCAGATGTGGAAGCACTTCACAATGCTGCTCCGATTGTAAAGCCCTTGGCCGGTGCTGCAGTAGACGCTGTTT ATGAGAAGCTGTTCTCGTTTGACATCACACGTGTAACCTTCATGGCCCGAAATACCGGTTTCACTGGGAAACTATCAGAGAAGCTCGAAGATATCAATCACGAGTCTGAGCAGATCAAGTTCCG AAAAGATTTTCTAAAAGTATGGGTGGTCAAAGTATTCACCGCCGATTACAACGATCCCAAG ACTTACGAATATCTTGACCGAGTCGGTATTATGCACACCGGAAAGGCTGGGTTTAAGCATCGCGAGAAGAAAGATCCCCTATTCGTTGATT ACGCTCATTGCGCAATT CTTCTCGGTTATGTCCAGAGCATGCTCACCTCTGCTGTCATGGGCCGTGACGACCTCCCTCAAGGGGTAAAAACTGCGACATTACTCGCAATCAACAAGGTCATGTGGATACAGAACGATTTATTCGCTCGGCACTATATCCCATCCTATGCTTCTAAGAAAAGCCCCAAGACACTTGGTGTTGATGAGCGAGTATGGCCGGTTGTATGCGGTGGTTTGGCAACCGCCCTAGTGTTCCTGGGATGGAATAAGTCATAA
- a CDS encoding CVNH domain protein, protein MLITAACKKFSISHSALYDLSLFQTGESDWILRAKITKEGKRYIADDEDLDEKLGDDTVNLSAILGNKDGHFEWGSSAFDKSALVADLQDRTGAFRSNVEVDLDSHLDICEYSDEQNMEKTRYRFTVTQLPPPRRTLVLCFDGTSNHFSNKNTNVVKLVELLYKDDPSRQRVYYQTGVGTYTPSGVDVKQGGRLSQEVDKAVAWYLNQHVIDGYRYLMETYQAGDRICLFGFSRGAFTARALAGMIHSVGLLPRHNVEHVPFAFRVYEKAEDYSKDGAWKSLPNQNDGSEVEEKVADGALSMTDGIEDPDQVKPEDFKQTFSISLKIDFVGVWDTVASVGAIWPKTLPWIDYNPSIRHFRQALALDENRGNFSPSLWTHARTNTNNQTAYEVWFKGEHSDIGGGADYPTPPHETFKQSMLSNIPLRWMIRQFMDSAVKSGIILDAKAVERYRTKGVLERVPNPDDPTPWSNYEAERRKLADEADQRDICHQIYDSRGETFSWKRLGYGLLELAPFKKRIQTTDGYTEKRGWNFWKSRTVFLPPGPYPVNLHASVLAFQASLLAQKLAEYKPRATIEYVDSRGKKLSEERYEGSKAHESPSTTTARSVVMIWPISFLLALGGIATAQESTPDYQNPLLAKVLLYTYTNGFRHDSIPVAIQQLKAWGPYYNISFDATEDQKDFTVANLAKYDALLFVHTTENILDTSGQNAFVDYLSKGGNFAGVHAASVAFVSKTWPPWTDTLGSSFDHHPARQTATFVKEATGHPATNPTPDRWSFDEEVYSFSSDPRQLGAKLLFSVDPTSYKENNVVKEQGTPHPIAWYQEYAAGAVIKPGTPGPGVAGRSFFSSLGHNNSTWMDDTFMKHIMGGLSWTLASNTTRVSAGLYGASGIQPTVRIGASNANASSIAASPWSPVLGSDQVAPPPPPPPPKSTPTQSAQPEPTSGSVSTNSSSGAVMIAPVGIWGVVIGAICATLGDEDGKATKYRPVETRLYAFARNSFDVVAMAALIFRTATAFQQARNEIGTRITSGDCGLASPYHNISVLLDRLIHDDRWGNGLSSTNVTMSAVVPDSAREYQSQCKCYSTKNQTRTLEYYRCPMYHGTLHDVQEYSDVIAYRVRVQPIANISWPILLSGQMPRLWLVNHMEIPQFPNGSLSYASKLWEVRAHLLPMKLLRGSSIVGKANLITRRFITSSMVKDVIFNSKPVSDHILFALAKGNIQLTYFKNYSLESSVAPLNASGDAIALATISSTLSPSLMYYRNKAAIEDGGVPADDVCDFIEDYRSGTILDVIGSIGGLFALLQAAHLLLFGRPLFWGLVGAKTISPFGLLGQCSSRGFKRRLREEYHIQSTEEGTDTIHIVKFLRDFVIDFGPANLDSEPHALQQSRPSSPRVETDEENAAEAQTPLMRAPAEDESSLGATKPIDDQSYPNKAVRRNSI, encoded by the exons ATGCTTATTACTGCCGCCTGCAAAAAATTCTCCATATCTCATTCCGCGCTTTACGACCTTTCCCTGTTTCAAACTGGAGAATCTGATTGGATTCTTCGAGCTAAAATAACAAAAGAAGGGAAAAGATATATTGCTGATGACGAGGACCTTGACGAAAAGCTCGGAGACGACACAGTCAATCTATCTGCCATCCTTGGAAACAAAGATGGACACTTCGAATGGGGCTCCTCTGCGTTTGACAAGAGTGCA CTGGTGGCAGATCTACAAGATCGTACTGGAGCATTTAGATCCAATGTCGAGGTTGACCTTGACTCTCATCTTGATATTTGTGAATATTCCGATGAACAGAATATGGAAAAGACACGGTATCGGTTTACCGTTACACAACTACCGCCTCCAAGG AGAACTTTGGTGCTGTGCTTTGATGGAACGTCGAATCACTTCAGTAATAAG AATACCAACGTCGTTAAACTTGTGGAGCTTCTGTACAAAGATGATCCTAGTCGCCAAAGG GTTTATTATCAG ACCGGCGTTGGTACATACACACCTTCAGGAGTAGACGTTAAACAGGGAGGAAGATTATCTCAAGAAGTGGACAAGGCTGTTGCTTG GTATCTTAACCAGCAC GTTATTGACGGGTACCGGTACCTGATGGAGACCTATCAAG CTGGTGACCGAATCTGCCTTTTCGGGTTTTCTCGTGGCGCCTTCACGGCGCGTGCTCTCGCAGGGATGATTCATTCT GTTGGACTGCTTCCCAGACACAACGTTG AACACGTACCATTTGCATTCAGGGTTTACGAAAAAGCAGAAGACTATAGTAAGGACGGCGCATGGAAATCACTTCCGAATCAAAACGATGGCTCCGAAGTAGAAGAAAAGGTTGCAGATGGCGCCCTTAGTATGACAGACGGAATCGAAGATCCAGACCAAGTTAAACCTGAGGATTTTAAGCAAACCTTCAGTATATCTTTGAAAATAGACTTTGTCGGCGTTTG GGATACCGTAGCAAGTGTTG GTGCGATATGGCCAAAAACTCTACCATGGATTGATTATAACCCGAGTATTCGTCACTTCAG ACAAGCTCTCGCGTTAGATGAAAATCGGGGTAACTTTTCGCCGAGTCTTTGGACCCATGCCCGGACGAATACAAACAATCAAACCGCCTACGAGGTCTGGTTCAAAGGAGAACATAGTGATATTGGCGGTGGAGCAGATTACCCTACTCCGCCGCATGAGACATTCAAGCAGAGCATGCTAAGCAATATCCCACTCCGATGGATGATCCGTCAATTTATGGATAGTGCCGTTAAAAGCGGCATAATTCTCGATGCCAAAGCGGTTGAGCGATACCGGACTAAGGGCGTGTTAGAACGTGTTCCTAATCCAGATGATCCAACCCCATGGAGCAATTACGAAGCCGAACGCCGCAAACTGGCCGACGAAGCTGATCAAAGAGATATATGTCATCAGATCTATGACTCAAGAGGAGAAACCTTTAGCTGGAAGCGCTTGGGATATGGTTTACTGGAGCTAGCTCCTTTCAAGAAGAGAATTCAAACCACCGATGGCTACACTGAAAAGCGTGG CTGGAATTTTTGGAAATCTCGAACAGTCTTTTTACCACCAGGCCCTTACCCTGTCAACCTCCATGCTTCAGTGTTAGCCTTCCAAGCATCATTGCTGGCCCAAAAATTGGCTGAATATAAACCACGCGCTACCATCGAGTACGTAGATAGCCGGGGCAAAAAGCTGTCTGAAGAGAGATATGAAGGTTCAAAGGCCCATGAATCACCGTCGA CTACGACTGCACGCTCTGTCGTCATGATTTGGCCTATATCCTTCCTGCTCGCTCTTGGTGGCATTGCCACTGCTCAAGAGTCGACTCCTGACTACCAGAATCCCTTGCTTGCCAAGGTGTTGTTGTACACTTATACAAACGG ATTCCGTCATGACTCGATTCCCGTTGCGATACAACAGCTCAAGGCATGGGGTCCGTACTACAACATTTCGTTTGATGCTACGGAGGACCAAAAAGACTTTACTGTTGCTAACTTGGCCAAGTACGATGCCCTGTTGTTTGTTCATACGACTGAGAACA TTTTAGACACGTCTGGCCAGAACGCATTTGTGGACTACTTGTCCAAGGGCGGCAACTTTGCCGGTGTTCACGCAGCCTCAGTTGCATTTGTATCTAAGACATGGCCCCCTTGGACCGATACTCTCGGATCTTCTTTTGACCATCATCCCGCACGCCAGACTGCTACCTTTGTCAAGGAGGCTACTGGTCATCCTGCAACTAACCCGACCCCCGACCGTTGGTCGTTTGATGAGGAAGTCTATAGCTTCTCGTCGGATCCCCGTCAGTTGGGCGCCAAGCTTTTGTTCTCCGTGGATCCTACTAGCTACAAGG AGAACAATGTGGTTAAAGAACAGGGCACCCCACACCCGATTG CCTGGTACCAAGAATACGCTGCTGGAGCAGTGATCAAACCTGGCACACCTGGACCTGGTGTGGCCGGACGCTCATTCTTCTCGTCACTCGGTCATAACAACTCGACCTGGATGGACGATACTTTCATGAAACATATTATGGGCGGCCTCTCGTGGACCCTAGCATCCAACACCACCCGCGTTTCTGCTGGGTTGTATGGCGCCAGTGGCATCCAGCCCACAGTCCGCATTGGTGCTTCGAACGCTAATGCTTCTTCTATTGCCGCTAGTCCATGGTCACCTGTCCTTGGTTCGGACCAGGTtgctccccctccccctccacccccacccaAGTCCACTCCCACCCAAAGTGCCCAACCAGAGCCTACTTCCGGCAGTGTCAGCACTAATTCGAGCTCCGGTGCAGTTATGATCGCCCCGGTTGGTATCTGGGGAGTAGTGATAGGAGCCATATGTGCTACCCTGGGCG ATGAAGACGGGAAAGCCACCAAGTATAG GCCCGTAGAAACTCGGCTATATGCCTTTGCTCGCAACTCATTTGATGTGGTTGCAATGGCGGCTCTTATATTCCGGACTGCTACTGCATTTCAGCAGGCTCGGAACGAAATCGGAACTCGTATAACTTCGGGTGACTgtggccttgcgtccccGTATCACAACATATCCGTACTTTTG GATCGACTCATTCACGATGATCGATGGGGTAACGGTTTGAGTAGTACCAACGTCACGATGAGTGCTGTCGTGCCTGATTCAGCGCGTGAATATCAATCTCAATGCAAGTG TTATTCCACAAAGAACCAAACCCGGACTTTGGAATACTACAGGTGCCCAATGTACCATGGAACCTTACACGACGTACAAGAATATTCTGATGTGATAG CATACCGTGTTAGGGTTCAGCCCATAGCAAACATATCATGGCCGATATTACTTAGTGGGCAAATGCCTCGCTTATGGTTGGTGAACCATATGGAAATTCCACAGTTCCCCAATGGTAGCTTGTCATATGCAAGCAAACTCTGGGAGGTAAGGGCGCACCTACTCCCTATGAAACTTCTTCGTGGCTCGTCAATTGTTGGGAAAGCAAACCTAATCACTCGACGATTTATCACATCGTCAATGGTAAAAGATGTTATTTTCAATTCCAAACCCGTGAGTGACCACATTTTATTCGCGCTGGCCAAAGGAAATATCCAACTTACTTATTTCAAGAACTACAGCC TTGAATCGTCTGTGGCCCCTCTCAACGCATCTGGGGACGCTATCGCCTTGGCAACAATTAGCTCTACTCTAAGCCCCAGTCTCATGTACTATCGAAATAAAGCGGCCATTGAAGACGGTGGCGTACCCGCAGACGATGTTTGTGATTTTATCGAAGACTACAGGTCAGGCACTATACTCGATGTCATTGGATCAATCGGTGGTTTGTTCGCATTGCTTCAGGCTGCCCATCTGCTACTTTTTGGTAGACCATTGTTCTGGGGGCTGGTCG GCGCTAAGACCATCAGTCCATTTGGTTTACTGGGCCAATGTAGCTCCCGAGGCTTCAAACGCCGCCTGAGGGAAGAATATCACATTCAATCTACCGAAGAAGGCACGGATACAATCCATATTGTGAAGTTCCTGCGGGACTTTGTGATCGACTTTGGCCCCGCCAATCTTGACTCCGAACCTCATGCTTTGCAGCAATCAAGACCATCATCTCCTAGGGTTGAAACAGACGAAGAGAATGCAGCTGAAGCGCAAAC CCCACTAATGCGGGCACCGGCGGAAGATGAATCTTCATTAGGAGCAACCAAACCTATTGACGACCAAAGCTACCCTAACAAAGCCGTTCGTCGAAACAGCATTTGA